A genomic segment from Glycine max cultivar Williams 82 chromosome 1, Glycine_max_v4.0, whole genome shotgun sequence encodes:
- the LOC100793485 gene encoding eukaryotic translation initiation factor 3 subunit I — protein sequence MRPILMKGHERPLTFLKYNRDGDLLFSCAKDHNPTVWFADNGERLGTYRGHNGAVWCCDVSRDSGRLITGSADQTAKLWNVQTGQQLFTFNFDSPARSVDFAVGDKLAVITTDPFMELPSAIHVKRIANDPAEQTGESVLLIKGPQGRINRAIWGPLNRTIISAGEDAVIRIWDSETGKLLKESDKESGHKKTVTSLAKSADGSHFLTGSLDKSARLWDTRTLTLIKTYVTERPVNAVAMSPLLDHVVLGGGQDASAVTTTDHRAGKFEAKFYDKILQEEIGGVKGHFGPINALAFNPDGKSFSSGGEDGYVRLHHFDPDYFNIKI from the exons atgAGGCCGATTCTGATGAAAGGCCACGAGAGGCCACTGACGTTCCTCAAGTACAACAGGGACGGCGATCTCCTTTTCTCCTGCGCCAAGGACCACAACCCCACCGTCTGGTTCGCCGACAACGGCGAACGCCTCGGCACCTACCGCGGCCACAACGGCGCCGTTTGGTGCTGCGACGTCTCAA GAGATTCGGGTCGGCTCATAACGGGAAGTGCGGATCAGACCGCCAAGCTATGGAACGTGCAGACCGGTCAGCAGTTGTTCACCTTCAATTTCGATTCCCCGGCGAGGTCCGTGGATTTCGCGGTCGGCGATAAGCTTGCCGTTATAACCACTGATCCCTTTATGGAATTGCCCTCTGCAATCCATGTCAAACGCATTGCTAACGATCCTGCTGAAC AGACTGGGGAATCTGTGCTTCTCATTAAGGGTCCTCAGGGAAGAATAAATAGGGCTATTTGGGGACCTCTCAACAGAACCATTATTAGTGCCGGTGAAGATGCTGTTATTCGTATTTGGGATTCTGAG ACGGGAAAACTGCTTAAAGAGTCAGACAAGGAATCTGGCCATAAAAAGACCGTGACATCACTTGCTAAGTCTGCGGATGGTTCGCATTTCCTTACTGGCTCCCTTGACAAGTCTGCTAGG ctTTGGGATACTAGAACATTGACTCTTATCAAGACATATGTCACAGAACGGCCGGTCAATGCAGTTGCAATGTCACCTCTACTTGATCAT GTGGTACTTGGAGGTGGTCAGGATGCATCAGCTGTTACTACTACTGATCATCGTGCTGGCAAATTTGAAGCCAAATTCTATGACaag ATTCTTCAAGAAGAAATTGGGGGTGTAAAAGGGCATTTTGGACCAATTAATGCATTGGCTTTTAACCCTGATGGAAAAAG TTTTTCAAGTGGAGGTGAAGATGGTTATGTACGGTTGCACCACTTTGACCCAGATTATTTCAACATCAAAATATAG